In one Desulfomicrobium macestii genomic region, the following are encoded:
- a CDS encoding lysylphosphatidylglycerol synthase transmembrane domain-containing protein, with protein sequence MKRRSVSVKGLETSRQDTKKAVSARWTAYALLFLGLSCGVPFFIYRQVGAQSFSINQHLWSWPVISALVLLLTIYFVSDALRLHFILKASGHNLAAGNLGKLTFINILFSNITPMATGGGFAQVWFLYRRGVSIGTATAATTIRTFIAMFLIFLPIPFLVAGMPYFRDGGMMTSVGWILASVAIGYLACFLVLLFRLRWLLRLFDLAAKGLVWLRLTSHERTRRIKAKFLREAVRFSRCLKIYVRGDMKYVFLSVFFTFIFLLSLFSFPSVLFWGAGYQTNYFTTTGLLVVSTCIMYFAPSPGGAGFAEGVFGLFFASLIHASELVGIILVWRFLTIYLGMLIGIPVTLHELTRWRIGNG encoded by the coding sequence ATGAAGCGTAGGTCGGTGAGCGTAAAAGGCCTGGAAACCTCGCGGCAGGATACAAAAAAGGCAGTTTCGGCTCGCTGGACTGCTTACGCCTTACTGTTTCTTGGGTTGAGCTGTGGCGTGCCTTTTTTTATTTATCGGCAGGTCGGCGCACAGTCATTTTCTATCAATCAGCACCTGTGGTCCTGGCCGGTTATTTCCGCACTCGTCCTGCTTCTGACGATTTATTTTGTCAGTGATGCACTGCGCCTGCACTTCATTCTCAAGGCGTCGGGGCACAACCTCGCCGCAGGAAACCTCGGCAAACTGACGTTCATCAATATTCTTTTTTCCAATATTACCCCCATGGCGACTGGCGGAGGTTTTGCCCAGGTTTGGTTTCTTTATCGACGTGGCGTTTCGATTGGCACGGCCACGGCGGCGACAACCATTCGAACGTTTATTGCGATGTTTCTGATTTTTCTCCCCATACCGTTCCTTGTCGCGGGAATGCCGTATTTCCGGGATGGCGGCATGATGACCAGTGTCGGCTGGATTTTGGCCAGTGTCGCCATCGGCTACCTCGCCTGTTTTCTCGTGTTGTTGTTTCGTCTACGCTGGCTGCTGCGGCTCTTCGACCTGGCCGCCAAAGGGCTGGTCTGGTTGCGCCTCACCAGCCATGAAAGAACGCGGCGTATCAAAGCTAAATTTCTCAGGGAAGCGGTACGATTCTCGCGCTGTTTGAAAATTTACGTTCGGGGGGACATGAAATACGTATTCCTCTCCGTTTTCTTTACCTTTATCTTCCTCCTTTCTTTGTTTTCGTTCCCCTCTGTACTGTTCTGGGGCGCGGGCTATCAGACGAATTACTTTACAACCACCGGCCTACTGGTGGTGTCGACCTGTATCATGTATTTCGCGCCGTCGCCTGGAGGTGCTGGATTTGCCGAGGGTGTTTTCGGATTGTTTTTCGCCTCGCTCATTCATGCGTCCGAACTGGTCGGCATCATACTGGTTTGGCGGTTTTTGACCATCTACCTCGGCATGCTTATTGGAATCCCCGTAACCTTGCATGAGCTGACCCGTTGGAGGATTGGCAATGGCTAG
- a CDS encoding glycosyltransferase, protein MARLSWWRALFYLNMLILFLVIFYKIYLNFFEQDYGAVHAEQVESVESILHGEETFSFAVVGNINNSVGIFERKIIPELNQSDVAFVVSAGNAVSGAGEDKYRALHRTMGHLEKPYLLTFGDNEHGTFGGFRYYDHYGPYVFAFSAGNSRFIFLDSSGKTSFKWQARWLEEELEVGPNQNVFLFVGHPLLPVDKKGTFDFEDDYLSDEEFRSLLMPMFRDSRIKAVFSSNLPLFSVQEYNGTPYVVTGGAGGFVLNNDRSFYHYVKVQVSRSQVDIEPVRLNIGQHTVFRTVESIWFFIHSLFYVGYLNYLLIVCFLIVSAYWLYSLLLKERDYYPDFNQPSEPNLDREIKIAMFTNSYLPFIGGVPISIHRLSTVLKKLGHNVLILAPQYEQSVEPPVERDVFRLPCLFRQAADKGIVVPNIFSLAAIRKVREFAPDVIHIQHPYWMGTVGLWMARRLMIPAVYTYHTRLEHFSYAVPLPKALFRNFLSHALVRRLGNRCNAIVVPTEASEHYLRMIGVKTPVFVVPTGIETDKFAKLSELEGARLRAELGIANDELVLLSVSRLSAEKNIDFMLEAVSRLTKHCSRKFKLVLIGEGPERERLYKMAETLGLQDTVLFPGAVPPETMPAYYSLGDIFVFASTSETQGMVILEAMASAMPVVSIRASGIDDFVVDGMTGFKTMQNISAWTEKVQLLLENDTLRHELSGHAASMASRFGIDEFGKKMIRVYAHVLFNRKETCNEMPGVQRNQSGNDGKTVH, encoded by the coding sequence ATGGCTAGATTGTCATGGTGGCGGGCGCTCTTCTATCTGAACATGCTTATTCTGTTCCTGGTTATTTTCTATAAGATCTACCTCAATTTCTTTGAACAGGACTACGGTGCCGTCCATGCTGAACAGGTTGAGAGCGTCGAATCGATTCTGCATGGAGAAGAGACGTTCAGTTTCGCCGTTGTTGGAAACATCAATAACTCTGTGGGCATTTTTGAGCGAAAGATCATTCCCGAACTCAACCAGAGCGATGTAGCGTTTGTCGTTTCCGCCGGAAACGCGGTCAGCGGTGCGGGCGAAGATAAATACCGCGCACTGCACCGGACCATGGGTCATCTTGAAAAACCCTATCTCCTGACTTTTGGCGATAACGAGCACGGCACTTTTGGTGGGTTCCGATACTATGACCACTACGGGCCATATGTTTTCGCATTTTCAGCGGGGAACAGCAGATTTATCTTTCTCGACAGCTCCGGAAAAACCTCCTTTAAGTGGCAGGCCCGCTGGCTGGAGGAAGAGCTTGAAGTCGGTCCGAATCAGAATGTTTTCCTTTTCGTCGGGCATCCTCTTCTGCCGGTTGACAAAAAAGGCACATTCGATTTCGAAGATGATTATCTGTCAGATGAGGAATTCCGTAGTCTTCTCATGCCCATGTTTCGGGATTCCAGAATAAAAGCGGTCTTCTCGTCGAATTTGCCGCTCTTTTCAGTCCAGGAATACAACGGTACACCTTATGTTGTGACGGGTGGCGCAGGTGGATTTGTTCTCAACAATGATCGCAGTTTTTATCATTACGTGAAGGTCCAGGTCAGCCGGAGCCAGGTGGATATCGAACCTGTCAGGCTGAATATCGGACAGCACACGGTCTTTCGTACAGTTGAAAGCATCTGGTTTTTTATTCATTCGCTGTTCTATGTCGGTTATCTCAATTACCTGCTTATTGTTTGCTTTCTCATTGTCAGCGCTTACTGGCTATATTCACTCCTGTTGAAAGAACGGGATTACTATCCTGATTTCAATCAGCCATCCGAACCGAATCTTGATCGAGAGATCAAGATCGCCATGTTCACCAATAGCTATCTGCCCTTTATTGGCGGCGTTCCGATTTCGATCCATCGACTCTCTACAGTTCTCAAAAAACTGGGGCATAACGTCCTGATTCTGGCACCACAATACGAACAAAGCGTAGAGCCGCCGGTAGAACGTGATGTCTTCAGGCTTCCTTGTCTTTTTAGGCAAGCGGCCGACAAGGGGATCGTGGTGCCAAACATTTTCTCCTTGGCGGCAATCAGAAAAGTGCGCGAATTCGCGCCTGACGTGATTCATATCCAACATCCCTACTGGATGGGAACAGTAGGACTCTGGATGGCAAGGCGATTAATGATACCGGCGGTCTACACCTACCATACACGGCTGGAACATTTTTCTTACGCAGTCCCTTTGCCCAAAGCCCTGTTTCGTAATTTTCTTTCCCACGCGCTGGTGCGGCGGCTCGGCAACCGATGCAACGCCATCGTCGTTCCTACGGAAGCTTCTGAGCATTATCTTCGCATGATTGGCGTGAAGACTCCCGTGTTCGTCGTGCCTACAGGTATCGAAACCGACAAGTTTGCCAAACTGTCTGAACTGGAAGGAGCCCGATTGCGCGCTGAGCTTGGCATAGCAAACGATGAACTGGTGCTGTTGAGTGTTTCCAGATTGAGCGCCGAGAAAAACATAGACTTCATGCTCGAAGCGGTTTCCCGTCTGACAAAGCATTGTTCGCGGAAATTCAAGCTTGTTCTTATTGGTGAAGGCCCTGAGCGGGAACGTCTTTATAAGATGGCCGAGACTTTAGGTTTACAGGATACCGTGCTCTTTCCAGGCGCGGTTCCTCCCGAAACCATGCCAGCCTACTACAGCCTGGGCGATATCTTTGTTTTCGCGTCCACCTCGGAAACACAAGGGATGGTTATCCTTGAAGCGATGGCAAGCGCAATGCCCGTTGTGTCGATCAGGGCCAGCGGCATCGATGATTTTGTTGTTGACGGCATGACCGGATTTAAAACGATGCAGAATATCTCCGCCTGGACAGAAAAAGTACAGCTCCTGCTGGAAAATGACACGTTGCGACACGAGTTGTCCGGCCATGCGGCATCAATGGCAAGCAGGTTTGGAATAGACGAGTTTGGCAAAAAAATGATACGAGTTTATGCTCATGTTTTATTTAACAGAAAGGAGACGTGCAATGAAATGCCCGGTGTGCAAAGAAACCAATCTGGTAATGACGGAAAGACAGTCCATTGA
- a CDS encoding TFIIB-type zinc ribbon-containing protein has product MTERQSIEIDYCPECRGVWLDRGELDKIIERSTQEAAPVRKEPYQDLGRDQQRYAQGDRHHDYKHKHHKRKNLLGELFDF; this is encoded by the coding sequence ATGACGGAAAGACAGTCCATTGAAATCGATTATTGCCCTGAATGTCGCGGGGTATGGCTGGATCGTGGCGAGCTGGACAAGATCATCGAACGGTCGACGCAGGAGGCTGCACCGGTCCGGAAAGAACCCTATCAGGATCTTGGGCGCGACCAGCAGCGTTATGCCCAGGGGGACCGCCATCACGATTACAAACACAAGCACCACAAACGAAAGAATCTGCTCGGCGAACTGTTCGATTTCTGA
- a CDS encoding helix-turn-helix transcriptional regulator — protein sequence MSEEKKEVVDGLFKAITERRRVRIEYHKPHANPVEYEVDPYQLYVLEGALYLDGYHWKRKAVRCFKVCRIKQIWPTEIIFSNERGYVYEARRMSSFCQFATDREPETVRIWFSPFAAPYIREEYRHPNQTIMDNADGSLIFEVKVTEPREVLWWAMRWGADFEVLEPEWLKEEAMEKVRGMAGRYGMRFVAEQK from the coding sequence ATGTCGGAGGAAAAGAAGGAGGTGGTCGACGGCCTCTTCAAGGCCATCACGGAGCGTCGGCGGGTCCGGATCGAGTACCACAAGCCGCACGCCAACCCGGTGGAATATGAAGTCGATCCGTATCAACTCTATGTTCTTGAAGGTGCACTTTACTTGGACGGCTACCACTGGAAGCGCAAGGCGGTTCGCTGCTTCAAGGTCTGTCGGATCAAGCAGATTTGGCCTACTGAGATAATTTTCTCGAACGAGCGAGGCTACGTCTACGAGGCGCGCCGCATGAGCTCGTTCTGTCAGTTTGCCACAGACAGAGAGCCTGAAACGGTGAGGATATGGTTCTCGCCATTCGCGGCCCCATACATCCGCGAGGAATACCGACATCCCAACCAGACCATCATGGACAATGCCGATGGCTCCCTGATCTTCGAGGTGAAGGTGACCGAACCAAGAGAGGTCCTGTGGTGGGCCATGCGCTGGGGTGCGGATTTCGAGGTGCTGGAGCCGGAGTGGCTGAAGGAGGAGGCTATGGAGAAGGTGCGGGGGATGGCGGGGAGGTATGGGATGAGATTTGTGGCCGAACAAAAATGA
- the cas1f gene encoding type I-F CRISPR-associated endonuclease Cas1f, translated as MKKDIVASDLKTILHSKRANIYYLEHCRVLVHGGRVEYVTDAGKKSLYWNIPIANTTTVLLGTGTSITQAAMRELGKAGVMVGFCGGGGTPLFSINEKEVDVSWMSPQSEYRPTQYLQAWVKFWFNDSARLSAAKAFQYARLQCIERLWTKPRTFGDVEYSVDTQRLGAVLEDVRNAFQQAPEPMMLLIEEARLSKELFRLAARAVGYGQFAREKRGGGTDPANRLLDHGNYLAYGLGATATWVLGIPHGLAVMHGKTRRGGLVFDVADLVKDAMILPQVFISAMRGDDEQTFRQACIDVFTRCEALDFMIDTVKDVALNTARMVE; from the coding sequence ATGAAAAAAGACATCGTTGCTTCAGATCTCAAGACAATTCTTCACTCGAAGCGGGCGAACATCTATTACCTTGAACATTGTCGAGTGCTGGTTCACGGCGGCCGCGTAGAGTATGTTACCGATGCCGGGAAGAAATCCCTTTACTGGAACATTCCTATCGCCAACACGACCACCGTGCTTCTAGGTACTGGAACATCCATTACCCAAGCTGCTATGCGCGAGCTTGGCAAGGCTGGAGTTATGGTTGGCTTTTGTGGAGGTGGCGGCACCCCGCTATTCAGCATCAATGAAAAGGAGGTCGATGTATCCTGGATGTCTCCGCAAAGCGAATACCGGCCGACACAGTATCTGCAAGCCTGGGTTAAATTCTGGTTCAATGATTCAGCGCGTCTTAGTGCAGCCAAAGCATTCCAATATGCACGTCTTCAGTGCATTGAGCGTCTTTGGACAAAACCGAGAACATTCGGTGATGTGGAGTATAGTGTCGATACCCAGCGGTTGGGCGCTGTCCTGGAAGATGTGCGTAATGCCTTTCAGCAGGCTCCGGAGCCGATGATGTTGCTGATCGAAGAAGCGCGTTTGTCCAAAGAGCTTTTCAGGCTTGCGGCACGGGCTGTGGGCTATGGTCAGTTCGCGCGGGAAAAACGAGGAGGCGGGACAGACCCCGCCAACAGGCTGCTCGATCACGGCAATTATCTGGCCTACGGACTGGGAGCTACCGCGACATGGGTGTTGGGTATTCCGCATGGCTTGGCCGTGATGCACGGCAAAACCCGACGTGGCGGCTTGGTCTTTGATGTGGCGGATCTGGTCAAAGATGCCATGATCCTGCCGCAAGTGTTCATTTCGGCCATGCGCGGCGACGATGAGCAAACCTTTCGACAGGCGTGCATTGATGTATTCACCCGCTGTGAAGCCCTCGACTTCATGATCGACACGGTCAAGGACGTAGCCTTGAATACGGCAAGGATGGTTGAATGA
- the cas3f gene encoding type I-F CRISPR-associated helicase Cas3f, which yields MNILLISECSGNAIKETQRILDQFSERRGVRTWQTAITRAGLDTLRRLLRKTARKNTAVACYWIRGIDHSELLWIVGASDRFNAQGAVPTNETSRNILRTKDENDWHTLREIHLLTTLAALLHDMGKACAQFQQRLKPTGVATRNLLRHEWISLRIFQAFVGQDDDLAWLARLTRQDITAVDCLKFLQADGCGATSPEPFRSLPPLAQAVGWLIVTHHRLPIRPMGDSDGLQAAMLEAIPFSITAGWNEQFNISDPKELKAYWHFKHGLPVDLSSWRERAAKCARKLMECPSGQITQSLENPYVMHLARLALTLADHEYSSRSNLEDRLKGEAGYPLHANTNRKTGQLSQQLDEHLLGVEKLCGEIVHALPKLAEELPRLARHRGLRQRSAIKRFRWQDKAAELAESIRVRTAAQGAFIVNMASTGCGKTLGNARIFYALADPVKGMRCAFALGLRTLTLQTGREYRERLHLGEDEVAIQVGGAASRELFDHYAEEAGGAESAQSLFPDEGHVMFEGNADAHPVLRRILNESNARALLAAPLLTCTIDHLVPATESVRGGHQILPMLRLLSGDLVLDELDDYDIGDLPAVARLMHWAGMLGSRVLISSATLPPALVQGMFEAYHEGRRIFQRNRGQRPGEEADVCCVWVDEFQVSVHDCADVNAFMLAHGVFVGKRASMIGKAPVLRRAALLPVSIASKQPHEIRLAYTRIILDGALRLHEQHHTRDPISKTRVSFGLARMANIGPLRDVAQALYRLELPAHVRVHLCVYHSRYPLLMRSAIEHRLDTVLNRKQPLAVFDLPEIRRLLDAEPGCEHIFMVLGSPVTEVGRDHDYDWAVVEPSSMRSLIQLAGRIRRHRPEACDTPNVLILTRNVKSLEHPGQPAFQKPGFESEKCKLRSHALEQLLRPDQYEIIDARPRILSAEMLKPSENLVDLEHERLANLMQGEAPRELSAREQRAGIKALASVGAYSWWRQQGSMFCGILQREQPFRKQIRPDIDLVLLPDEDKDGWILHEIRDERGQRSYVAQDARLIRIEIDFSGTVQPWGHVDYFSALTELAEQMDMGLEFCAKKFGTITLPENPNGWSFHPALGFGTTA from the coding sequence ATGAACATTCTCCTTATTTCCGAGTGTTCCGGGAACGCCATCAAGGAAACGCAGCGTATTTTGGATCAGTTCTCGGAACGTCGGGGAGTGCGGACGTGGCAAACGGCCATCACGCGGGCTGGGCTGGATACACTGCGTCGACTGCTGCGTAAGACAGCGCGAAAGAATACTGCGGTTGCCTGCTATTGGATTAGGGGCATCGATCACAGTGAATTGTTGTGGATTGTTGGGGCATCGGATCGATTCAATGCGCAAGGGGCCGTCCCGACAAACGAAACGTCCAGAAACATCCTCCGTACCAAGGACGAAAATGACTGGCACACCCTGCGTGAAATCCATCTGCTCACAACATTGGCCGCCCTGTTGCACGACATGGGCAAAGCCTGCGCCCAGTTTCAGCAACGTCTGAAACCGACCGGCGTCGCTACACGCAATCTGTTGCGCCATGAGTGGATTTCCCTGCGTATTTTTCAGGCATTTGTCGGCCAGGACGACGATCTGGCATGGCTGGCCCGACTGACTCGACAGGATATCACTGCCGTTGACTGCCTGAAATTTCTACAGGCCGACGGTTGCGGGGCGACCTCGCCGGAACCGTTCCGCTCATTGCCACCCCTGGCTCAGGCTGTAGGGTGGCTGATCGTGACCCATCATCGGCTTCCAATCCGACCTATGGGAGACAGTGACGGATTGCAGGCGGCAATGCTGGAAGCCATTCCATTTAGCATAACTGCCGGGTGGAATGAGCAGTTCAACATATCCGATCCAAAAGAACTCAAAGCCTATTGGCACTTCAAGCACGGTCTGCCGGTTGATCTGTCTTCATGGCGGGAACGCGCGGCCAAGTGCGCCCGCAAACTGATGGAATGCCCGTCAGGCCAAATCACGCAAAGCCTGGAAAATCCTTATGTAATGCATTTGGCTCGCTTGGCGTTGACGTTGGCTGACCATGAATACTCAAGTCGCTCCAACCTTGAAGACCGTTTGAAAGGCGAGGCCGGATATCCGCTTCATGCCAACACAAACCGCAAAACTGGCCAACTCAGTCAGCAACTCGACGAGCATCTATTGGGCGTGGAAAAACTCTGTGGCGAGATTGTCCACGCTTTGCCCAAATTGGCCGAGGAGTTGCCACGTCTGGCCCGACACAGAGGGCTGCGGCAACGTAGCGCCATCAAGCGCTTCCGCTGGCAGGACAAAGCCGCTGAGCTGGCCGAAAGCATCCGCGTCCGTACGGCCGCTCAGGGAGCATTCATCGTCAACATGGCTTCAACGGGCTGCGGCAAAACCTTGGGCAATGCGCGTATTTTTTATGCCCTGGCTGATCCAGTCAAGGGTATGCGCTGCGCCTTCGCCCTGGGGTTGCGTACCCTGACCCTGCAAACCGGGCGTGAGTACCGCGAACGCTTGCATCTGGGCGAAGATGAAGTGGCTATTCAGGTTGGCGGCGCGGCCAGCCGGGAGTTGTTCGATCATTACGCCGAGGAAGCCGGTGGTGCGGAGTCTGCCCAAAGTCTGTTTCCCGATGAGGGACACGTGATGTTTGAAGGCAACGCAGACGCCCATCCCGTGTTGCGGCGCATCCTGAACGAGTCCAATGCGCGGGCGCTGCTGGCCGCGCCGCTCTTGACCTGCACCATCGACCACCTAGTTCCGGCCACGGAAAGCGTGCGCGGCGGCCACCAAATCTTGCCCATGCTCCGTCTTTTGAGCGGCGATCTCGTCCTGGATGAACTGGATGACTATGACATCGGAGACCTGCCCGCCGTGGCCAGGCTCATGCACTGGGCCGGCATGCTCGGGTCCAGAGTGCTCATATCTTCGGCAACCCTGCCTCCCGCCCTGGTTCAGGGCATGTTCGAGGCGTACCACGAAGGCCGCCGCATTTTTCAGCGCAACCGGGGGCAGCGTCCTGGCGAGGAAGCTGACGTGTGCTGTGTGTGGGTCGATGAATTCCAAGTATCGGTTCATGATTGCGCGGACGTAAATGCCTTCATGCTCGCCCATGGCGTTTTTGTCGGCAAGCGCGCCAGCATGATCGGCAAGGCTCCAGTGCTGCGTCGGGCCGCCTTGCTCCCTGTGTCCATCGCGTCCAAGCAGCCGCACGAGATCCGCTTGGCATATACCCGGATTATCCTGGACGGCGCTTTGCGCTTGCACGAACAGCATCATACGAGAGATCCCATCAGCAAAACCCGCGTCAGCTTCGGTTTGGCGCGTATGGCCAATATCGGCCCCCTGCGCGACGTCGCCCAGGCCTTGTACAGGCTTGAGTTGCCCGCGCATGTCCGCGTGCATTTGTGCGTGTATCATTCGCGATATCCGCTGCTGATGCGCTCTGCCATCGAACATCGACTGGATACAGTACTGAACCGGAAGCAACCGTTGGCTGTTTTTGATCTGCCGGAAATCCGCCGTTTGTTGGATGCCGAACCTGGATGTGAACACATCTTCATGGTCCTGGGTTCCCCTGTGACCGAGGTGGGCCGTGATCACGATTATGACTGGGCCGTGGTCGAACCATCGTCCATGCGTTCCCTCATCCAGCTTGCCGGACGTATTCGAAGGCATCGTCCCGAAGCCTGTGATACACCCAATGTTCTCATCTTGACCCGTAATGTCAAAAGCCTGGAACATCCCGGCCAACCGGCTTTTCAGAAACCCGGTTTTGAGTCTGAGAAGTGTAAACTTCGCAGCCACGCTCTTGAGCAGCTGCTTCGACCAGACCAATATGAGATTATCGACGCTCGCCCCCGCATTCTTTCCGCCGAAATGCTGAAACCGTCCGAAAATCTGGTCGATCTGGAGCACGAGCGCCTGGCCAACCTCATGCAAGGCGAGGCTCCTCGGGAACTGAGCGCACGAGAACAACGGGCTGGAATAAAGGCTCTCGCTTCAGTTGGTGCATATAGCTGGTGGCGGCAACAGGGCAGTATGTTTTGTGGCATATTGCAACGTGAGCAGCCGTTTCGAAAACAGATCCGTCCGGATATCGATCTGGTGCTATTACCGGATGAGGATAAGGATGGGTGGATTTTGCATGAAATTCGTGATGAGCGCGGTCAACGCTCGTATGTGGCCCAGGATGCCCGATTGATCCGGATTGAGATCGACTTTTCAGGGACGGTCCAGCCGTGGGGGCATGTCGATTACTTTTCCGCCCTGACGGAACTGGCGGAGCAGATGGACATGGGTTTGGAGTTCTGCGCCAAGAAATTCGGAACAATCACCTTGCCGGAGAATCCCAATGGCTGGTCATTTCATCCGGCGTTGGGATTTGGAACCACAGCCTAA